The proteins below come from a single Tenuifilum thalassicum genomic window:
- a CDS encoding response regulator, translating to MDTQKICVLHIDDEPTNVLLFEINFQNKYKVISAYNGTEGLEKVKGNPEIRVVFCDMKMPGISGIEFAKQLQAIKPGTPCFILTGYDISPDLINEINNGTVSGYIQKPFEIEHIDNAVKKTLENS from the coding sequence ATGGATACTCAAAAAATTTGTGTGCTCCATATTGATGATGAGCCAACCAATGTACTTCTTTTTGAAATAAATTTTCAAAATAAGTACAAGGTTATTAGTGCATACAATGGCACCGAGGGCCTAGAAAAAGTGAAGGGAAATCCTGAAATTAGAGTAGTATTTTGCGATATGAAAATGCCTGGAATTAGTGGTATAGAATTCGCCAAACAGCTTCAAGCCATTAAGCCTGGAACACCCTGTTTTATCCTTACGGGTTATGATATCTCTCCCGATCTTATTAACGAAATTAACAATGGAACTGTTAGCGGCTATATCCAAAAGCCATTTGAAATCGAGCACATTGATAATGCCGTAAAAAAAACTTTAGAAAACAGCTAA
- the purD gene encoding phosphoribosylamine--glycine ligase, whose amino-acid sequence MNVLLIGSGGRENALALKISQSKLLNKLFIAPGNPGTSELGENVNLNPLNFDEIKNFCLEKEIGLLVVGPEEPLVKGLHDAFITDSKVSHIPVIGPQQRGAMLEGSKDFAKAFMSKHGILTARYATFTHDSFEEATTFLKEMEPPYVLKADGLAAGKGVVILNSYDEACQTLQEFFAGKFGEASQKVVIEEYLCGIELSVFVLTDGNSYVVLPEAKDYKRIGEGDTGPNTGGMGAVSPVPFASAEFMEKVENRIIKPTVSGLKADGIPYKGFIFIGLMNVNGNPYVIEYNVRMGDPETEVVMPRIKSDLLEMLMACANENLSNYKIDINPNTATTVIVVSGGYPGTYEKGKEITLPNNLPENSILYHAGTAIRDNKLVTSGGRVFACTALGANMDEALKKSYELAEGVGFDKKYFRRDIGKDLKLYQNR is encoded by the coding sequence ATAAATGTTCTGCTCATAGGTTCTGGCGGTAGAGAAAACGCTCTAGCCCTAAAAATTTCGCAAAGCAAGTTACTTAATAAACTATTTATTGCACCTGGAAACCCAGGAACCTCAGAACTTGGCGAAAACGTCAACCTAAACCCTTTGAATTTTGACGAAATTAAAAATTTCTGCCTAGAAAAAGAGATTGGTTTACTCGTGGTAGGCCCTGAAGAGCCACTGGTGAAAGGGCTGCACGATGCGTTTATAACCGACAGCAAGGTCAGCCATATTCCTGTTATAGGACCACAGCAAAGGGGAGCCATGCTTGAAGGAAGCAAGGATTTTGCCAAAGCCTTTATGAGCAAACATGGCATACTAACAGCACGATATGCAACTTTTACACACGACAGCTTTGAGGAAGCCACAACCTTCCTTAAAGAGATGGAACCACCCTATGTACTAAAGGCCGATGGATTGGCTGCTGGGAAAGGTGTTGTAATTCTAAATTCATACGATGAGGCGTGCCAAACACTTCAGGAGTTCTTTGCTGGCAAGTTTGGCGAGGCAAGCCAGAAAGTAGTGATTGAAGAATATCTATGTGGAATAGAACTTTCGGTTTTCGTTCTAACCGATGGCAATTCATATGTAGTTCTCCCCGAAGCAAAAGATTATAAACGAATTGGCGAAGGCGACACCGGTCCTAATACTGGAGGCATGGGAGCTGTATCACCTGTACCTTTTGCCTCGGCCGAATTTATGGAAAAGGTTGAAAACCGAATAATAAAACCAACTGTTTCGGGCCTAAAAGCCGACGGAATTCCTTATAAAGGATTTATCTTTATTGGACTAATGAATGTGAACGGAAATCCATATGTAATTGAGTACAACGTTCGTATGGGCGACCCCGAAACAGAGGTGGTTATGCCTCGAATTAAATCGGACTTACTTGAAATGCTAATGGCTTGTGCCAATGAAAATCTATCAAACTATAAAATCGACATCAACCCAAACACAGCCACAACGGTTATTGTGGTGTCGGGTGGTTATCCTGGAACATACGAAAAAGGGAAAGAGATAACGCTTCCGAACAACCTACCAGAAAATAGCATACTTTACCACGCAGGTACTGCAATTAGGGATAATAAGCTAGTTACCTCAGGGGGTAGAGTTTTTGCCTGCACAGCATTAGGAGCAAATATGGACGAAGCGCTTAAAAAATCCTATGAGCTGGCCGAAGGCGTCGGCTTTGATAAGAAATATTTTAGGCGCGATATTGGTAAAGATTTGAAATTATACCAAAACAGGTAG
- a CDS encoding DUF3267 domain-containing protein has protein sequence MNSTEYQFEEVIPVGKANLLSFLLLIPIVLIAVIPFVILFGTSPLVSGFNTLQNNLLVVLAGLLVLIVIHEGLHGITWAFFAKTGLKSISFGIKWAYLTPYCHCNEPLKRKHYILGGIMPGLVTGIIPLIVSYINANGWLLLVSVFLIATAGGDFLVLFRTLKYPSTYIFFDHPTEIGFIANKNHSVS, from the coding sequence ATGAATAGTACTGAGTACCAATTTGAAGAGGTAATCCCTGTTGGAAAAGCAAACCTACTATCGTTTCTATTGCTAATACCAATAGTTCTTATAGCGGTTATCCCATTTGTTATATTATTTGGGACAAGTCCCTTGGTATCGGGATTTAATACTTTACAAAACAATCTGCTCGTTGTTTTAGCAGGGCTATTAGTTTTAATTGTTATTCACGAAGGATTACATGGTATAACCTGGGCTTTTTTTGCGAAAACAGGGTTAAAATCAATAAGTTTTGGAATTAAATGGGCCTATTTAACCCCATACTGCCACTGTAATGAGCCGTTAAAACGAAAGCACTATATTTTAGGAGGTATAATGCCAGGTTTGGTTACCGGCATTATTCCTTTAATTGTTTCTTATATCAATGCAAATGGATGGCTTTTACTAGTAAGTGTTTTTCTTATAGCTACTGCTGGTGGCGACTTCTTAGTCCTGTTTCGAACTTTGAAATACCCTAGCACTTACATCTTTTTTGATCATCCTACCGAGATTGGCTTTATTGCTAATAAAAACCATTCCGTTTCATAG
- a CDS encoding outer membrane beta-barrel protein has translation MKRFLLLGLMFSAILNLNAQDKENVLRNLENPDTLKQQALKNDGDSGSLVVIKKAIKVVDGDTIVEERVDTISSRVDVSVDESDMKWVTADGDTVKAEKGDTVVFRLGKKKMTIIDSKDKVIIEVPENKVEKKKDDNVFEYKEVKNFKGHWTGVEIGINGFMDKNGSMTQNGDLAWLDLKQGRSWNTNINFLQYNIGFGTDKAGLVTGMGLEFNDYHFSNPVSLKVENGITVADSSYIQAGYKVEKTKVTMSHLTIPLLFEFQLPMSERRSRRLYVSVGVIGGLRLGSHTKVVYDDGSRRKDKNRSDLNIATLRYGFTARLGYRDLKLFANYYPVQLFEKDKGPELYPFSVGLVLIDFN, from the coding sequence ATGAAAAGGTTTTTACTCTTGGGATTAATGTTTTCAGCAATTTTAAATTTGAATGCACAGGATAAAGAAAACGTTCTAAGAAATTTAGAAAATCCCGATACATTAAAGCAACAGGCCTTAAAAAATGACGGAGATTCTGGAAGTTTAGTCGTCATTAAAAAGGCTATTAAAGTTGTTGATGGTGATACAATTGTGGAAGAACGTGTCGATACTATTTCATCGAGGGTTGATGTTTCTGTTGACGAAAGTGACATGAAATGGGTTACTGCCGATGGCGATACCGTTAAAGCAGAAAAGGGCGATACGGTTGTATTTCGTTTAGGCAAAAAAAAGATGACAATTATCGACTCAAAAGACAAAGTAATAATTGAGGTTCCCGAAAATAAGGTTGAAAAGAAAAAGGATGATAATGTCTTTGAATATAAAGAGGTTAAAAATTTCAAGGGACATTGGACGGGAGTAGAAATTGGAATAAACGGGTTCATGGATAAGAATGGTTCTATGACCCAGAACGGTGATTTAGCTTGGCTTGACCTAAAACAAGGTCGCTCATGGAATACTAATATCAACTTTTTGCAGTATAACATTGGCTTTGGAACCGATAAAGCAGGATTGGTTACAGGTATGGGATTAGAGTTTAACGACTACCACTTCTCAAATCCTGTTTCTCTCAAGGTGGAGAATGGAATTACAGTTGCCGATAGTAGCTACATTCAAGCCGGATATAAGGTTGAGAAAACCAAGGTTACCATGTCGCATCTAACCATTCCTTTACTTTTTGAGTTCCAGCTACCAATGAGCGAGAGACGGAGCCGGCGGCTATATGTTTCTGTAGGTGTGATTGGTGGTTTAAGGTTAGGCTCACATACAAAAGTTGTTTACGACGATGGAAGCCGACGCAAGGACAAAAATCGCAGCGATTTAAATATTGCCACTCTACGTTATGGCTTTACTGCACGTTTAGGGTACAGGGACTTAAAACTATTTGCAAACTATTATCCAGTTCAACTTTTTGAAAAAGATAAGGGACCCGAGTTATACCCATTCTCAGTCGGACTTGTACTAATTGATTTTAACTAA
- a CDS encoding RNA polymerase sigma factor → MTASEYNQCVDLYSDGIYRFALKMLKDTDLAMDIVQDCFERLWVRHKEVEFDKAKSYLFTSAYHAAIDTIRKEKRKNEYASDGVFETSTSNSYSDAKEIVDRAVDKLPEVQKTVLLLRDYEGYSYEEIGKITGLSESQVKVYIYRARVFLKEQLVSIDNLI, encoded by the coding sequence ATGACCGCTAGTGAATATAACCAATGCGTTGATTTATACTCCGATGGCATTTATCGGTTTGCACTGAAAATGCTAAAGGATACCGACTTGGCCATGGATATTGTCCAAGATTGTTTTGAAAGGCTTTGGGTACGACATAAAGAAGTTGAATTTGATAAAGCTAAATCATACTTGTTTACTTCGGCATATCATGCAGCAATAGACACTATTAGGAAGGAAAAACGGAAAAACGAGTATGCCTCTGATGGAGTTTTTGAAACATCAACCTCAAACAGCTACTCCGATGCAAAAGAAATAGTTGATAGAGCCGTTGATAAGCTCCCCGAAGTGCAAAAAACGGTTTTGCTTTTGCGCGATTACGAGGGCTACTCGTACGAGGAGATTGGTAAGATTACCGGTTTGTCGGAGTCGCAAGTAAAGGTTTACATTTATAGGGCTAGAGTGTTTTTAAAAGAACAGCTGGTTAGTATTGATAACTTGATATAA
- a CDS encoding 3'-5' exonuclease, producing MKYAIIDIETSGGSWQRDRITEIAIYIHDGNQITNEFTSLVNPETSIPYYITKLTGITNEMVADAPKFYEIARDVVLLTEGCTFVAHNAPFDYRFIQAEFKRLGYDYHRNVLCTVKLSRKAFPGHKSYSLGNICSNLGIEIESRHRAAGDALATVKLFERILNETNLLID from the coding sequence TTGAAATACGCCATTATTGACATAGAAACATCAGGCGGTAGCTGGCAACGTGACCGAATAACTGAAATCGCAATTTACATTCACGATGGTAATCAAATAACCAATGAATTTACATCGCTAGTTAACCCTGAGACATCTATTCCATACTACATTACAAAGCTTACTGGAATAACAAATGAAATGGTGGCAGATGCTCCAAAATTCTACGAAATTGCTCGCGATGTTGTGCTTCTTACTGAGGGATGCACCTTTGTCGCCCATAATGCGCCATTCGATTACCGATTTATACAAGCGGAATTCAAGCGCTTAGGCTACGATTATCATCGAAATGTTTTATGTACCGTAAAGCTTAGCAGAAAAGCATTTCCAGGCCACAAATCTTATAGCCTTGGAAACATTTGCAGCAACCTCGGAATTGAAATTGAGAGCAGGCACCGTGCTGCTGGCGATGCACTGGCTACCGTTAAGCTTTTTGAAAGAATCCTTAACGAGACTAACCTATTAATTGATTAA
- a CDS encoding magnesium transporter CorA family protein: protein MISFWKRDIGLQPATEWEPYCWVHVENPTNEEKRYLLDELGVPDAFYNDVEDVDERPRIEYENGWFFILMRLPYKNTDLKIPYTTVPLGIIFKDEVFVSMSFYRSEVIPDFIQFSVRKGILIKDHFDQVLRMMLSSSVWFLKYLKQINNDIKEAEDQLERSIRNEELQDLLRIEKSLVFFTTSLKGNDILLHRIKNLRSYRDTYNPELLEDVEIELRQAQETTSVYSDILSGMMDAYASVISNNLNIVMKRLTSISIVLMIPTLVASFYGMNVPNSFESNPSAFGVIVVVSLLISVFALLLFMRKKWY, encoded by the coding sequence ATGATTTCATTCTGGAAAAGGGACATCGGGCTTCAACCAGCCACTGAATGGGAACCTTACTGCTGGGTACACGTAGAAAATCCTACCAACGAAGAGAAGCGCTACTTACTTGATGAACTAGGTGTTCCAGATGCTTTTTATAACGATGTTGAGGACGTTGATGAACGACCTCGTATTGAGTATGAGAATGGTTGGTTTTTCATTCTAATGCGCTTACCCTACAAGAATACCGACCTGAAAATACCTTATACCACTGTACCGCTGGGTATCATTTTTAAGGATGAGGTGTTTGTGTCAATGAGTTTTTACAGGAGTGAAGTTATTCCTGATTTCATACAATTTTCCGTTCGTAAAGGAATCTTAATAAAGGACCATTTTGACCAAGTACTCAGGATGATGCTCTCGTCGAGTGTCTGGTTCTTGAAATATCTAAAACAGATTAATAACGATATAAAAGAGGCCGAAGACCAGCTTGAACGCTCAATTCGTAATGAGGAACTTCAGGATTTGCTCCGCATAGAAAAGAGTTTGGTGTTTTTTACTACCTCACTAAAGGGCAACGATATTTTGTTGCATAGAATTAAAAACTTAAGGAGTTATCGCGATACCTATAATCCTGAACTGTTAGAGGACGTGGAGATTGAGTTACGCCAGGCACAGGAAACAACTAGCGTTTATTCCGATATTCTTAGTGGAATGATGGATGCTTATGCCTCTGTAATTTCCAACAACCTTAACATTGTAATGAAGCGGTTAACATCAATTTCTATTGTATTGATGATTCCAACGCTTGTAGCAAGTTTTTATGGAATGAATGTTCCTAATAGCTTTGAGAGTAACCCCTCAGCTTTTGGTGTGATAGTGGTTGTTTCTCTACTGATTTCAGTCTTTGCCCTACTTCTTTTTATGCGAAAAAAATGGTATTAG
- a CDS encoding PAS domain S-box protein, whose translation MLPKRFYSSSAFATIIAVLSAAIFVFLFFFLAFNHRHLIYNATKEATKELAYHEATETQQYFSNALDITESLMQRVILLKKLKAKREKLDSLLNDFLTQNPNILGAWIFGEPNAYDGKDEAFNEKDEYPCNGRLGITYFRNNGKVYKEIVPCHDYNSFFYLGAKQKNKPVISEPYHFKYSNYNQVFYGCTISIPIIQDSLFKGAVGIDINLKSLNNILANIKGLNGGHLYIVSPSKKIVTHSDTSLIGQIYSFNTNKNDSLMFLASCKGKEISAETNSSFLNKKVLKFYYPFNINLSEKPWVIACEIPIEESLAYTKKVVWIATIVLVIGILFVIYLYSLLKERRKTLQKISDALNEAEDQKIRAEENYKNYMEIFNSTNESIFIHDAETGIILDVNEAMLKQYRFKDKSEVVGNTVEKLSSGISPFTIEHAKEKIEQAKKEGLAVFDWQGKRSDGTLFWSEVSLRASNIGGKERILAVVRDITDRKIASEALEFRERKYRELANLLPLVVWEVDINTRFTFTNEVGLKLFGYTQEEFNNGITILDLVAPEDKHRLRTNIQKSLISGNSSDEEYLVMKRNGTKFPVNIFSSVVYEDGKPVGLRGILIDITEKKRMEQKLKESEELYRTVVENLNEVLLMVDNDDRILFVNKRFTELLEYTPEEIIGKIGYETIVFPGDKEKVIAANIRREEGKKDAYELKLVSKSGRIIVFMASGAPVYNANGQVIGSIGALLDISELQKTTKAYREALARFETLAIMSPVGIFRTDANGKTTYVNPKWTELSGLTFEEALDDNWIKALHPEDREKSLSVWKERVNQKVPSRAEYRFLKPDGTVTWVLGNALPEILDDKVTGYIGTITDITQIKEAQEKLAKSEKRFRELTDLLPLSIWETDLNGKITFANKFAFEIMGFTHDDFLKGVNIFDTIIPDERGKTIQNFMRRLEGEKSKGIEYTALKLNGERFPALVYSTPIVEDGNIVGLRGISIDISDIKNAQKELEKYKNHLELLVKERTEELESVNEELSAANEELYNQREKLIKALHELQTAQQSLIQSEKMASLGLLAAGVAHEINNPLNFIQGGIIAIENYIEQNFKTHKNTLQPLVDAIKEGVHRSAQIVRSLNQYSRVDQAKHSNVDIHSIIENCLVLLSNQFRDRVEIIKNYCTNPCSIYCNEGQLHQAFMNILANAAQAIEGPGKIYISTKVQRKNLIIEIEDTGCGIDNNNLTKIFDPFFTTKEPGVGTGLGLSITYNIIKEHNGTIDIKSELGKRTKVTIKLPKEQ comes from the coding sequence ATGCTCCCAAAAAGATTTTATTCTTCATCGGCATTTGCAACAATTATTGCTGTTCTCTCAGCAGCAATCTTTGTTTTCTTATTCTTCTTTCTTGCATTCAACCATCGACATCTCATTTATAATGCAACAAAAGAGGCAACAAAGGAACTTGCATACCATGAAGCAACCGAGACTCAACAGTATTTCTCAAACGCATTAGATATTACAGAATCATTAATGCAGAGGGTTATTTTACTTAAAAAGCTAAAAGCCAAAAGAGAAAAACTAGATTCCCTTTTAAATGATTTCTTAACCCAAAACCCCAATATTCTTGGAGCATGGATTTTTGGGGAACCAAATGCCTATGACGGAAAAGACGAAGCTTTTAATGAAAAAGATGAATATCCCTGCAATGGCCGGCTTGGAATTACATATTTCAGAAATAATGGAAAAGTTTATAAAGAAATAGTACCATGCCACGATTATAACTCTTTCTTTTATCTTGGTGCTAAGCAAAAAAACAAACCAGTAATCTCTGAGCCATATCACTTTAAATACTCAAACTACAACCAAGTCTTTTATGGTTGCACAATTTCAATTCCAATTATTCAGGACTCATTATTCAAAGGTGCAGTTGGTATTGATATAAACCTCAAATCGCTGAATAATATCTTGGCAAATATCAAAGGATTGAATGGTGGCCATCTATATATCGTTTCACCCTCAAAAAAAATTGTCACACACTCCGACACTTCACTTATTGGTCAAATATACAGTTTCAACACAAATAAAAATGATAGCCTAATGTTCCTTGCTTCATGCAAAGGAAAAGAGATATCAGCTGAAACTAACTCAAGTTTTTTAAACAAAAAAGTACTAAAATTTTATTATCCATTTAATATCAACCTATCTGAAAAACCTTGGGTTATTGCTTGCGAAATTCCAATTGAAGAGTCATTAGCTTATACAAAAAAGGTAGTTTGGATTGCAACCATAGTTTTGGTAATTGGAATTCTATTTGTTATTTACCTCTACTCTCTATTGAAAGAGCGTCGTAAAACTTTGCAGAAAATATCGGATGCACTAAACGAGGCAGAAGACCAGAAAATAAGGGCAGAGGAGAACTACAAAAACTATATGGAGATATTTAATTCTACCAATGAGTCCATATTTATTCATGATGCTGAAACAGGGATAATACTCGACGTAAATGAAGCGATGCTCAAACAATACAGATTTAAGGATAAATCCGAAGTTGTTGGCAATACTGTTGAGAAGCTATCATCGGGAATAAGCCCATTCACCATTGAACATGCAAAAGAAAAAATTGAGCAAGCTAAAAAAGAAGGCTTAGCTGTATTTGATTGGCAAGGCAAACGTTCCGATGGAACGCTATTTTGGTCGGAAGTCTCTTTAAGAGCATCCAATATTGGAGGTAAAGAGAGAATACTTGCAGTTGTAAGAGACATAACCGATAGAAAGATTGCAAGCGAAGCATTGGAATTTAGAGAAAGGAAGTACAGGGAACTAGCCAATCTCTTACCTCTTGTTGTTTGGGAGGTTGATATAAATACCAGATTTACATTTACCAATGAAGTGGGACTAAAACTTTTTGGTTACACCCAAGAAGAATTCAATAATGGCATTACCATACTAGATTTAGTTGCACCAGAAGACAAACATCGGCTAAGAACAAACATTCAAAAGTCACTCATTTCGGGGAATAGTTCCGACGAAGAATACCTTGTAATGAAAAGGAATGGGACAAAATTCCCGGTTAACATTTTCTCAAGTGTTGTTTATGAAGATGGCAAGCCTGTGGGCTTAAGGGGTATACTTATTGATATCACCGAGAAAAAACGAATGGAGCAAAAGCTCAAGGAGAGTGAGGAACTTTATAGAACTGTAGTAGAAAACCTCAACGAGGTACTACTTATGGTTGACAACGACGATAGAATTCTTTTTGTTAACAAACGATTCACAGAACTTTTAGAATATACGCCCGAAGAGATTATTGGGAAAATAGGCTACGAGACAATAGTCTTTCCAGGAGATAAAGAAAAGGTAATAGCAGCAAATATCAGAAGAGAAGAAGGGAAAAAGGATGCATATGAGCTAAAACTAGTTTCAAAAAGTGGTAGGATAATAGTTTTTATGGCCAGTGGTGCCCCCGTATACAATGCAAACGGACAGGTAATCGGCTCAATTGGCGCATTGCTAGACATAAGTGAACTACAAAAAACTACAAAAGCCTACCGTGAGGCATTAGCCCGTTTTGAAACGCTTGCCATCATGTCTCCAGTAGGGATTTTCCGTACCGATGCAAACGGAAAAACAACCTACGTTAACCCTAAATGGACTGAACTATCGGGGTTAACCTTTGAAGAGGCCTTGGATGATAATTGGATTAAGGCTTTACATCCCGAGGATAGAGAAAAAAGCCTTTCTGTTTGGAAAGAAAGGGTTAACCAGAAAGTGCCCTCTAGGGCAGAGTATAGATTTCTGAAACCTGACGGCACGGTTACATGGGTTCTTGGTAACGCACTCCCAGAAATTTTAGATGATAAGGTTACAGGATATATAGGAACAATTACAGATATTACACAAATTAAAGAAGCGCAAGAAAAGCTAGCAAAAAGCGAAAAACGATTCAGGGAGCTAACCGACCTCTTGCCCCTTTCAATCTGGGAAACCGACTTAAATGGCAAGATAACCTTTGCAAATAAATTTGCATTCGAAATAATGGGATTTACCCATGATGACTTTTTAAAAGGGGTCAACATTTTCGATACGATAATCCCTGATGAAAGGGGAAAAACGATTCAAAACTTTATGAGAAGGCTTGAAGGCGAAAAATCAAAAGGCATAGAGTATACTGCTTTGAAGTTGAATGGCGAACGCTTTCCAGCTCTTGTATACTCCACGCCTATTGTTGAAGATGGTAATATTGTTGGACTAAGGGGGATTTCAATTGATATTTCGGATATTAAGAATGCTCAAAAGGAATTGGAAAAATACAAGAATCACCTTGAACTTCTTGTAAAGGAACGTACCGAGGAGCTAGAATCGGTTAACGAGGAGCTAAGCGCTGCAAATGAAGAACTATACAACCAGCGCGAAAAACTTATAAAAGCACTGCATGAGTTGCAAACAGCGCAACAAAGCCTAATCCAATCGGAAAAGATGGCCTCGCTTGGTTTACTTGCTGCTGGGGTTGCACATGAAATTAACAACCCGCTTAACTTTATTCAGGGAGGAATTATTGCAATAGAAAACTATATTGAGCAAAACTTTAAAACACATAAGAACACCCTTCAACCCCTTGTTGATGCTATAAAGGAAGGTGTACACCGTTCTGCTCAAATTGTTCGTAGCTTAAACCAGTATAGCAGGGTCGATCAGGCAAAGCATTCCAATGTAGATATTCACAGCATTATTGAGAACTGCCTTGTGCTACTCTCTAATCAGTTTCGCGACAGAGTTGAGATTATCAAAAACTACTGCACCAATCCTTGCTCGATTTACTGTAATGAGGGACAGTTACATCAAGCATTTATGAATATTCTTGCCAACGCAGCACAAGCGATTGAAGGTCCTGGTAAAATATACATATCAACAAAGGTTCAAAGGAAAAACCTTATAATTGAGATTGAGGATACGGGATGTGGTATCGATAATAATAATTTAACCAAAATATTTGACCCCTTCTTTACAACCAAGGAACCAGGTGTAGGAACTGGTCTGGGATTATCAATAACCTACAACATAATCAAAGAGCATAATGGCACAATAGATATTAAATCGGAATTGGGAAAAAGAACAAAAGTAACAATCAAACTACCAAAAGAGCAGTGA
- a CDS encoding DUF5362 family protein, which translates to METIENAQNQTNEMRINNEVKNYLIETAKWGKFLAIVGYVFLGIIVLVGLLFIVGVSWLNSFSANPARFAGVIYFIIALVYYFPINFLHKFSNSIRNGLESDSETMVTFGFQNLKSLFKFMGIITIIVLAIYVLFFLIAIVTGLAIASM; encoded by the coding sequence ATGGAAACTATTGAAAATGCTCAGAATCAAACCAACGAGATGAGAATTAACAACGAGGTTAAGAATTACCTCATCGAAACTGCTAAGTGGGGCAAATTTTTAGCCATAGTGGGTTATGTATTTTTGGGAATAATTGTATTAGTAGGTCTTCTATTTATTGTTGGAGTTTCTTGGTTAAACAGTTTTAGCGCTAATCCAGCACGATTTGCAGGAGTAATATACTTTATTATTGCTCTTGTCTATTACTTTCCCATTAACTTCCTTCACAAATTTTCCAATAGCATAAGAAATGGGCTTGAAAGCGATAGTGAAACAATGGTAACCTTTGGTTTTCAGAATTTAAAATCGCTATTTAAATTCATGGGAATAATTACCATTATTGTTCTTGCCATTTATGTTTTATTCTTTTTGATAGCAATTGTTACAGGCTTAGCAATTGCAAGTATGTAG
- a CDS encoding DUF6427 family protein → MLLKSIQRNSFGVIFLVLIAIGLVWTNTLLGNFPTYRFLFDSFPMPLYKPISDFFGKHQLWSNLLSLFLFLISGFYLLNLNTKHIITKSRNYFPLIFFLFFSAAFIPIQRLNPGIFTLLFILLSIDHLLSIYQKQNALDNIFRAGLSIGIATLFYPSAVVVAVWAVIALLVLRAFRPREMFVLFVSFTVPWLLYMSYLFIINDDIWAPYHTLIVNLFTEQKSDVDQLLPILFFSFMAITLLVSILNVFPRLTFQKIVIRRYFSVLLYLMLIGVASFLLIPGITYDFFYIISIPTAYILSSYFNEAKSNFWNELLLWLPILGAVLIQIILII, encoded by the coding sequence ATGCTATTAAAAAGTATTCAACGTAACTCATTTGGAGTAATTTTTTTAGTTCTTATTGCCATTGGTTTAGTTTGGACAAACACATTGCTAGGCAATTTTCCTACCTATCGTTTTCTGTTCGATAGCTTCCCAATGCCACTTTACAAACCCATTTCCGACTTTTTTGGGAAGCATCAGCTTTGGTCAAATTTACTATCACTTTTTCTTTTTCTTATTTCTGGCTTTTATCTTTTAAACCTAAACACCAAGCATATCATTACAAAATCGCGTAACTATTTTCCATTGATTTTTTTCTTATTCTTTTCTGCAGCATTTATTCCGATACAAAGGCTAAACCCAGGTATTTTTACCTTACTCTTTATTCTTCTTAGCATCGATCACCTGCTATCAATCTATCAGAAGCAAAATGCTCTTGATAACATTTTCCGAGCAGGTTTGTCGATTGGCATAGCAACGCTTTTTTACCCATCCGCTGTAGTAGTCGCCGTTTGGGCAGTAATTGCACTGTTGGTACTAAGAGCATTTAGGCCTAGAGAAATGTTTGTACTTTTTGTTTCCTTTACAGTTCCCTGGCTGCTATACATGAGCTATCTATTTATCATTAATGATGATATTTGGGCACCCTACCACACACTAATAGTAAACCTTTTCACCGAACAAAAAAGTGATGTCGACCAGCTACTACCCATCCTATTCTTTAGCTTTATGGCAATTACCCTTTTGGTTTCAATTCTTAATGTATTTCCAAGGCTTACCTTTCAAAAAATTGTTATCCGACGTTACTTTTCAGTTCTACTTTATTTAATGCTTATCGGGGTAGCATCATTTTTATTGATACCTGGCATAACCTACGATTTCTTTTACATTATTTCCATTCCAACGGCATACATACTATCATCTTATTTTAACGAGGCTAAATCGAACTTTTGGAATGAGCTGCTACTCTGGTTACCTATACTTGGTGCAGTACTAATTCAAATCATACTAATCATTTAA